The following coding sequences lie in one Fusarium poae strain DAOMC 252244 chromosome 1, whole genome shotgun sequence genomic window:
- a CDS encoding hypothetical protein (BUSCO:2243at5125) has product MYWPIGTPRIHATSSSRSPAFKLFVSHDGLTSPSDSSLVPSPGPSSSSQPRGPLDALDSPPLPTPITPGIRPVEHDDFPASQPPQVSENTEAGGIPIKDPILALRVSRTGNLFAVITTTSITVWQTKPAVILAVVIRSDYSLQTYGRNVDLLLRPDAAILVIHTDQGYLITYSLATDSDSRVYKPHFANYSNVQRRRQSLIGSLTGLPPDQILWGAGEGPGVRDLSVRFRMVIKVDAGIESALALDDELMVSTRKPAAVQCIRWTPDSTGSQTRTEIISRMGWVEKKAIIVEMTHDRPMNLLTWITSSGRAYGVQRYNHRAETSQADDPDAKRLFKGHCFHIPQGENDRAITAVINARFSLIAVGCCDGTVQVYSVRDYAGNIPHSHTHQVPVSTASSGAFTTLSYSPDGYCLFAGFEKGWSTWSMFGKLGSHSFGSEETTSRANGEEWLSGIAGATWVGGGSEILMTARKHEAIWSLEMAKNAVTGCYNDANVFRTVLQTPSSVMVYRGYDVPDLTSISAEPFLWHTAKVPPTYLLNQWPIRQTVISPDGRYVAVAGRRGLAHYSVNSGRWKTFANESMENEFQVRGGMCWHQHILVAAVEANRKFELRLFSRETALDPAQILHTQTVPAPVVLVTTSGEDSLLVYTYENLLYHFIFTPHGGSIRLIQVGQIAFHGIVRSPARVRGLSWILPDTQLTDGDPSQDVAVASVIFLVDGKLVLLRPSLNDDGQLKYDMRVIAQNVEYHASVRDQPLRNANRQLEDNPLRNGPPALKDSLWVFDGMELKAWPDISEVLDATGENGKESPCPVSIPVDFYPLSILLEKGIILGVESDLVQRRDVNFSYFHFAIRTHLILPDLLRFYLMQSRSVEASNLAHQYKELEYFAHGLEILLHRVLDEEVDTSPKPVDAVLPRVLSLLSSFKEYLDIVLQCTRKTEVRQWKTLFAYLPQAQELFEESLQRGSLKTAGGYLIILHTLDELGSSTEQSVRLLSRAMREGDWELCKELARFLAAMDETGETLQEAMRMVEVTLKQDSGQDSIGSRLQIPSSQATNGGSGLTSGDEDGTFESDRRSGSEGGSVASTISAT; this is encoded by the exons CCCTCCGATTCCAGCCTGGTCCCATCGCCTGGTCCCTCAAGTTCCTCCCAGCCCCGCGGTCCCCTCGATGCCCTCGACTCTCCACCATTACCGACACCGATAACTCCAGGAATTCGACCAGTCGAGCATGATGATTTTCCAGCAAGCCAACCTCCACAAGTGTCAGAGAACACTGAAGCCGGAGGTATTCCCATAAAAGACCCAATACTGGCGTTGCGAGTTTCGCGCACCGGCAACTTATTCGCTGTTATTACCACCACTTCGATAACAGTCTGGCAGACAAAG CCTGCTGTCATCTTAGCCGTAGTCATTCGATCGGATTACTCCCTACAAACCTATGGCAGGAATGTCGACCTTTTATTAAGACCCGACGCCGCCATTCTTGTCATACACACCGATCAAGGCTATCTCATTACTTACTCCCTAGCCACTGATTCAGATTCGCGCGTGTACAAACCTCATTTTGCAAACTACAGCAATGTGCAGCGACGCAGGCAGAGTCTTATTGGAAGCCTCACTGGATTACCCCCCGATCAAATCTTATGGGGCGCTGGTGAAGGACCAGGGGTTCGTGACCTGAGCGTGCGTTTCAGAATGGTTATCAAGGTCGATGCCGGTATTGAAAGCGCCCTTGCTCTCGACGACGAGCTTATGGTATCGACAAGAAAGCCTGCTGCAGTCCAGTGCATTCGCTGGACTCCAGACAGTACCGGCTCGCAGACAAGAACGGAAATAATCAGCCGTATGGGATGGGTCGAGAAAAAGGCGATCATCGTCGAGATGACACATGATCGCCCTATGAATCTTTTGACGTGGATTACGAGCAGCGGGCGAGCGTATGGGGTCCAGCGATATAATCACCGAGCAGAGACAAGCCAGGCTGATGACCCCGATGCGAAGCGCCTGTTTAAAGGTCACTGTTTTCACATACCCCAAGGCGAAAATGACCGTGCTATCACGGCTGTTATAAACGCACGATTCTCGCTCATTGCTGTAGGCTGCTGTGACGGGACTGTGCAAGTTTATTCCGTTCGTGACTATGCTGGGAATATTCCTCATTCACACACTCACCAAGTCCCTGTTTCAACGGCGTCTTCAGGAGCCTTCACAACTTTAAGTTATTCTCCTGATGGCTATTGCCTTTTCGCGGGTTTCGAAAAAGGATGGTCCACCTGGAGCATGTTTGGCAAGCTTGGGAGCCATAGTTTTGGATCGGAGGAAACAACGTCGCGCGCCAATGGAGAGGAATGGCTATCTGGGATAGCCGGGGCTACCTGGGTGGGTGGCGGGTCCGAGATCCTGATGACCGCTCGCAAGCATGAAGCAATATGGTCTCTCGAGATGGCCAAAAATGCTGTTACTGGATGTTACAACGATGCCAACGTCTTCCGGACAGTGCTACAGACACCTTCAAGTGTGATGGTCTACAGAGGGTATGATGTTCCTGACCTTACCAGTATTTCAGCGGAGCCTTTCCTGTGGCACACAGCAAAGGTACCTCCGACCTACCTCTTAAACCAGTGGCCAATTCGGCAGACAGTCATCTCGCCGGATGGTCGATACGTTGCTGTAGCAGGTCGTCGTGGACTCGCCCATTACAGTGTCAATAGTGGTCGTTGGAAGACATTTGCCAATGAATCCATGGAGAACGAATTCCAGGTAAGAGGGGGCATGTGCTGGCACCAGCATATTCTTGTCGCTGCGGTAGAGGCAAACAGGAAATTCGAGCTGCGGCTCTTCTCTCGTGAGACAGCACTTGATCCAGCCCAAATCCTGCACACTCAGACTGTCCCAGCCCCTGTGGTGCTGGTCACTACTTCTGGCGAGGACTCGCTTCTTGTTTACACTTATGAGAACTTACTATACCACTTTATCTTTACACCCCATGGGGGATCTATACGGCTCATCCAAGTGGGCCAGATCGCGTTCCACGGTATCGTCAGATCTCCGGCCCGTGTCCGGGGTTTAAGTTGGATATTACCCGATACGCAGTTAACAGACGGTGATCCATCCCAGGACGTTGCTGTCGCGTCGGTAATCTTTCTTGTCGACGGAAAGCTTGTCCTCCTGCGACCGTCGCTAAACGACGATGGCCAACTCAAATACGATATGCGCGTCATCGCACAAAACGTGGAGTATCACGCCAGCGTCAGAGATCAACCATTACGGAATGCGAATAGGCAATTAGAGGATAACCCCTTGCGGAACGGGCCGCCAGCCCTAAAGGATTCTCTGTGGGTGTTTGATGGAATGGAACTCAAGGCTTGGCCGGACATCAGTGAAGTGCTTGATGCAACTGGAGAAAATGGTAAAGAGTCGCCATGCCCGGTGTCTATACCTGTGGACTTTTATCCCCTTTCCATTCTGCTGGAAAAGGGAATCATATTGGGAGTCGAGTCTGATCTTGTCCAACGTCGCGATGTGAACTTTTCGTATTTCCATTTTGCCATCAGA ACACACCTGATACTTCCAGATTTGTTACGATTCTACCTAATGCAAAGCAGATCAGTTGAGGCATCAAACCTGGCTCATCAGTACAAAGAACTGGAGTATTTTGCGCATGGCCTCGAAATATTACTACATCGTGTGTTGGACGAAGAGGTCGACACGTCCCCCAAGCCTGTTGATGCCGTGCTACCTCGCGTGCTGTCGCTCCTATCGTCATTTAAGGAGTATCTCGATATTGTGCTACAATGCACACGCAAGACCGAGGTTCGGCAATGGAAGACGTTGTTCGCCTATCTCCCACAGGCCCAAGAACTATTCGAGGAGTCTCTCCAGAGAGGGTCACTGAAGACCGCGGGAGGGtaccttattatattacaCACGCTGGACGAATTGGGTTCGTCGACCGAACAGTCGGTGCGATTGCTGTCTCGTGCAATGCGAGAGGGCGATTGGGAACTATGTAAAGAACTTGCACGTTTCCTGGCGGCTATGGATGAAACAGGTGAGACGTTACAAGAGGCCATGAGGATGGTGGAGGTGACACTTAAACAAGATTCAGGGCAAGATAGTATAGGAAGTCGACTTCAGATTCCATCTTCGCAAGCAACGAATGGGGGAAGCGGGTTAACAAGCGGCGATGAGGACGGAACATTCGAGTCAGATAGACGTTCTGGGAGTGAGGGAGGTAGTGTCGCTTCGACGATTAGCGCCACTTAG
- the CKB2 gene encoding casein kinase 2 regulatory subunit (BUSCO:42196at5125) yields MMDDYVSESDSDYTSYWRDWFISSRGNEYFCEIDEDYLTDRFNLTGLNTEVQYYQYALDLVTDVFDLECDDEMREAIEKSARHLYGLVHARYIVTTRGLSKMLDKYKKAEFGKCPRVMCHSHPLLPMGLSDVPNLKPVKLYCARCEDIYNPKSSRHAAIDGAYFGTSFHNILFQVYPALIPTKSVDRYVPRVYGFKVHASAALIRWQSSKRDEMRRRLRKLEIDTGFRDEMEDEEEEDDDELEFEGIDGRMAVVEGL; encoded by the exons ATGATGGATGACTATGTGAGCGAGTCGGACAGCGACTACACGAGCTACTGGAGGGATTGG TTCATCTCGTCCAGGGGTAACGAGTACTTTTGTGAAATCGACGAGGACTACCTCACAGATAGGTTCAACCTGACGGGTTTAAACACTGAGGTTCAGTATTACCAATATGCGCTGGATCTCGTCACCGATGTCTTTGATCTCGAGTGCGATGATGAGATGCGCGAAGCCATAGAGAAGTCTGCGAGACATCTCTATGGTCTCGTGCATGCTCGCTATATTGTTACGACCAGAGGTCTATCAAAAATG cttgacaagtacaAAAAGGCCGAGTTTGGAAAATGCCCTCGTGTCATGTGTCACTCCCACCCTCTCCTTCCCATGGGTCTCTCTGACGTGCCCAACCTGAAGCCAGTCAAGCTCTACTGTGCCAGATGCGAGGACATCTACAATCCCAAATCATCGCGACATGCCGCCATCGACGGCGCTTACTTTGGCACCTCGTTCCATAACATCCTCTTTCAGGTGTATCCTGCACTCATTCCCACCAAGAGTGTAGACCGATACGTCCCTCGTGTCTACGGATTCAAGGTTCACGCTTCTGCGGCCCTGATTCGCTGGCAGAGCTCTAAGCGCGACGAGATGCGCCGTCGACTCCGCAAGCTCGAGATTGATACTGGTTTCCGCGACGAGatggaggatgaagaagaggaggacgacgacgaactCGAGTTTGAGGGGATAGACGGTCGCATGGCTGTTGTTGAGGGCCTTTAG
- a CDS encoding hypothetical protein (TransMembrane:5 (o20-43i72-95o115-134i294-313o325-343i)~BUSCO:31933at5125), with translation MGDSGLGTISNGLRGRRFPIRLILSYLSDWIICFVFVGIGGWLDKVAPAKRPFSLVDPNISYPFAEHELVPAYLLFILAIGVPFVIVAVVSLIFVPGPTVPKGTPKTLIWQRKLWELHVGVLGLVLSLTLSWFFTSSMKNLFGKPRPDLLARCEPDIENVTKYLVGGFEWRNMTGQLVSAAICQQKDKYKIDDGFRSYPSGHSSSAAGGLIYASLFMASKFAVTIPFVMPSAASVAGAASHAAFPSRISTGPIVDPYEPSRARGLDGSFSSAPIKGQETAKVQSLRRQAAAPPIYLLALGLLPFGVSIFIAGSRWHDRRHHGFDILFGYLMGLIAAIFAFRYYHLPIRAGAGWAWGPRSDERAFWAGVGRHGYAGTDEELGSYAPTRHDTGVSGDTSYPPMTSALAQRNVRSSSNQEEPRPSQNFQDVELQRMDDSDRLENRFPDNRFAESRYGDAHYAENRV, from the exons ATGGGCGACTCAGGTTTAGGAACGATATCTAATGGTTTGCGAGGCCGTCGCTTCCCCATCCGACTCATCCTGTCCTACCTTTCCGACTGGATCATTTGCTTCGTCTTTGTTGGCATTGGAGGTTGGCTCGACAAAGTTGCGCCTGCCAAACGACCATTTTCACTTGTCGATCCCAACATCTC ATATCCTTTTGCCGAGCATGAACTCGTTCCCGCTTacctcctcttcatcctcgccaTCGGCGTCCCTTTCGTCATCGTCGCCGTCGTCTCTTTGATCTTCGTCCCCGGTCCGACCGTCCCCAAGGGCACCCCAAAGACTCTCATCTGGCAGCGCAAACTGTGGGAGCTTCATGTTGGTGTTCTAGGACTCGTCCTTTCCCTCACGCTGTCGTGGTTTTTCACCAGCTCGATGAAGAACCTGTTTGGTAAACCTCGACCCGATCTTCTCGCCCGCTGCGAACCCGACATAGAAAATGTTACGAAATACCTTGTCGGTGGTTTTGAATGGCGTAACATGACTGGCCAGCTCGTTTCCGCTGCCATCTGCCAACAGAAAGACAAGTACAAGATCGATGATGGTTTCCGTTCTTACCCTAGTGGTCACTCATCCTCTGCTGCTGGCGGCCTCATCTACGCTTCACTTTTTATGGCCAGCAAGTTTGCAGTTACAATCCCGTTTGTCATGCCATCGGCTGCCTCTGTTGCGGGAGCTGCAAGCCATGCTGCCTTCCCTTCTCGTATCAGCACTGGTCCCATTGTTGATCCCTACGAACCTTCGCGCGCCCGCGGTCTCGACGGATCCTTCTCTTCTGCACCTATAAAGGGCCAAGAAACCGCCAAGGTCCAGTCTCTGCGTCGCCAAGCTGCTGCGCCTCCGATTTATCTTCTCGCTCTTGGCCTTCTACCTTTTGGCGTCTCCATCTTCATTGCTGGTTCGCGCTGGCACGACCGTCGTCACCACGGTTTTGATATTCTGTTCGGTTACTTGATGGGTCTCATTGCCGCCATCTTTGCCTTCCGTTATTACCATTTGCCAATCCGCGCAGGCGCAGGCTGGGCATGGGGTCCTAGAAGTGACGAGCGCGCATTCTGGGCTGGTGTTGGACGACACGGTTATGCCGGTACAGACGAAGAGCTTGGCTCATATGCGCCAACACGACATGACACTGGTGTGTCTGGGGATACGTCGTACCCACCCATGACATCTGCTCTGGCACAGCGAAATGTTCGCTCGTCTTCTAATCAAGAGGAACCCCGCCCTAGCCAGAACTTCCAGGACGTGGAACTACAGCGTATGGACGACTCCGACCGTCTGGAGAATAGGTTTCCTGATAATCGGTTCGCTGAGAGCCGGTACGGCGACGCCCATTATGCCGAGAACCGCGTCTAA